The proteins below are encoded in one region of Segatella copri:
- a CDS encoding efflux RND transporter permease subunit encodes MSFTNFIKRPVLSTVVSIFFVLLGIIGLVSLPIEQYPNIAPPTISVSTTYQGADAQTVLNSVIAPLEESINGVENMTYMTSSASNSGYASITVYFKQGSDPDMAAVNVQNRVSQAQSLLPAEVTRVGVTVTKRQSSNVMMFALTTDDGRYDDQFVTNYALINVIPQLKRINGVGDVQSPSTRNYSMRIWLKPEKMKEFGLVPSDISQALAEQNIEAAPGSFGESTDMQYEYTLRYKGRLKTPLEYENILIKSNTSGQTLRLGEVAKIELGGLQYNVNLLNDGQPAVMGMVQQIAGSNATQIASDVKKTLDELEKSYPPGLKNVILMDVTEFLFASIEEVIFTLIITLVLVFIVVYIFLQDFRSTLIPMIAVPVALVGTFLFLWIFGFSINLLTLSALLLAIAIVVDDAIVVVEAVHAKLDQGYKSALTASIDAMNEISSAIISITLVMSAVFVPVSFIGGTSGYFYREFGVTMAVSIVISAINALTLSPALCAVLLKPHEEGHEKKTSFIDRFHAGFNYQFDKITNKYKGGVKWVINHGIIAGSLVAVSIVGLVALMGTTKTGLVPDEDTGTIFACISTAPGTSQERTAEVVKQVDKMLANNPAIATRNAIMGYSFIGGAGSNQGTIIVKLKPFEERPGGFFHRIKEACTGGGIEALFVNPMEYTSVLGMIYKQTAAIKDAQVLAFAPPMISGFSVQNGITMTMQDKTGGDLNKFYDNVKKFLAELNKRPEIQTAQTQYNPNYPQYMVDVDVAKTKQAGISPSSVLSVMQGYLGGLYASNFNAYGKLYRVMIQAGPESRMRPDDLSKIYVRCADGTMSPVSEFVNLKKVYGPSNITRFNLFTSMDVSVTPNSGYSTGDGMKAIAEVAKQTLPEGYGYEYSGLTRSEAESSNSTGLIFALCIVFVYLILSAQYESYILPLSVVLSIPFGLAGSFIFTNIFGHSNDIYMQISLIMLIGLLAKNAILIVQFALERRRTGMAIKYSAILGAGARLRPILMTSLAMVIGLLPLMFASGVGKNGNQTLGAAAVGGMLIGTICQIFVVPALFAVFQWLQEKLTPMKFEDEMNEEVAAELEQYANAAHEMKGIEKK; translated from the coding sequence ATGTCATTTACAAACTTTATAAAGCGCCCAGTACTTTCGACGGTGGTTTCCATCTTCTTCGTTTTGCTGGGTATTATCGGCTTGGTATCGCTGCCTATCGAGCAGTATCCGAATATCGCGCCGCCTACCATCTCGGTATCTACTACCTATCAGGGTGCTGATGCCCAGACGGTGTTGAACTCTGTCATCGCTCCTCTGGAGGAGAGTATCAACGGTGTGGAGAACATGACCTACATGACCTCTTCTGCGTCTAACTCTGGTTATGCCAGCATCACCGTTTACTTCAAGCAGGGCTCTGACCCAGATATGGCTGCGGTCAATGTACAGAACCGTGTATCTCAGGCGCAGTCTCTGTTGCCAGCCGAGGTTACCAGGGTGGGTGTCACCGTAACCAAGCGTCAGAGTTCTAACGTCATGATGTTCGCTCTGACCACAGACGACGGCCGTTACGACGACCAGTTTGTTACCAACTACGCCCTGATCAACGTCATTCCTCAGTTGAAGCGTATCAATGGTGTGGGTGATGTACAGAGCCCTTCTACCCGTAACTACTCTATGCGTATCTGGTTGAAGCCAGAGAAGATGAAGGAGTTCGGACTGGTTCCTTCTGATATTTCTCAGGCTTTGGCAGAGCAGAATATCGAGGCTGCCCCTGGTAGCTTTGGTGAGAGCACTGATATGCAGTATGAATATACCTTGCGTTACAAGGGTCGTTTGAAGACTCCATTGGAGTATGAGAACATTCTTATCAAGAGTAATACTTCCGGTCAGACGCTCCGTTTGGGCGAAGTTGCCAAGATTGAGTTGGGTGGTTTGCAGTACAATGTAAACCTGCTCAATGATGGTCAGCCTGCCGTGATGGGTATGGTTCAGCAGATTGCCGGATCCAACGCTACCCAGATTGCAAGCGATGTAAAGAAGACGTTGGATGAACTGGAGAAGAGCTATCCTCCTGGGTTGAAGAATGTCATCCTGATGGATGTTACCGAGTTCTTGTTCGCATCTATCGAGGAGGTTATCTTCACCCTGATCATCACCCTGGTACTGGTGTTCATCGTAGTGTATATCTTCTTGCAGGACTTCCGTTCTACGCTGATTCCTATGATTGCTGTGCCTGTGGCTCTGGTCGGTACGTTCCTCTTCCTCTGGATCTTCGGATTCTCCATCAACCTGCTTACGCTGTCCGCCCTACTGCTGGCTATCGCGATTGTGGTCGATGATGCCATCGTGGTGGTCGAGGCGGTTCACGCCAAGCTCGACCAGGGTTATAAGAGTGCTCTTACTGCATCTATCGATGCGATGAACGAAATTTCCAGCGCCATCATCTCTATTACATTGGTGATGTCTGCCGTGTTCGTTCCTGTATCATTCATCGGTGGTACTTCCGGTTACTTCTACCGTGAGTTCGGTGTAACCATGGCGGTATCTATCGTTATTTCGGCTATCAATGCGTTGACTTTGTCTCCTGCACTCTGTGCCGTGTTGCTGAAGCCACACGAGGAGGGTCACGAGAAGAAGACGTCTTTCATCGACCGATTCCACGCTGGATTCAACTATCAGTTTGATAAGATTACCAATAAATATAAAGGTGGTGTCAAGTGGGTTATCAATCATGGCATCATCGCTGGTAGCCTCGTGGCTGTCAGCATCGTAGGTCTGGTTGCCCTGATGGGTACTACCAAGACGGGTCTGGTGCCTGATGAGGATACCGGTACTATCTTCGCTTGTATCTCTACAGCTCCTGGTACTTCTCAGGAACGCACTGCCGAGGTGGTTAAGCAGGTAGATAAGATGCTGGCTAACAACCCAGCCATCGCAACCCGTAACGCCATCATGGGTTATAGCTTTATCGGCGGTGCCGGTTCTAACCAGGGTACCATCATCGTGAAGCTGAAGCCATTCGAGGAGCGTCCGGGTGGATTCTTCCACCGTATCAAGGAGGCTTGTACCGGTGGCGGTATTGAGGCATTGTTTGTCAACCCAATGGAATACACTTCTGTGTTGGGTATGATTTACAAGCAGACTGCTGCCATCAAGGATGCACAGGTTCTTGCCTTCGCTCCACCTATGATTTCTGGTTTCTCTGTACAGAATGGTATCACCATGACTATGCAGGATAAGACTGGTGGTGACTTGAACAAGTTCTATGACAATGTGAAGAAGTTCCTGGCTGAGTTGAACAAGCGTCCTGAGATTCAGACCGCTCAGACTCAGTACAACCCTAACTATCCTCAGTATATGGTAGATGTAGATGTAGCCAAGACCAAGCAGGCTGGTATCTCTCCATCTTCAGTATTGTCTGTCATGCAGGGTTACCTCGGTGGTCTCTACGCATCTAACTTCAATGCCTACGGTAAGCTCTACCGTGTGATGATTCAGGCTGGTCCTGAGAGCCGTATGCGTCCAGATGATCTGAGTAAGATTTACGTTCGTTGTGCTGATGGCACCATGTCTCCAGTAAGCGAGTTCGTGAACTTGAAGAAGGTTTATGGTCCATCTAACATCACACGTTTCAACCTGTTTACCTCTATGGATGTATCTGTAACGCCTAACAGCGGTTACTCTACCGGTGACGGTATGAAGGCGATTGCTGAGGTTGCCAAGCAGACATTGCCAGAAGGCTATGGTTATGAGTACTCTGGTTTGACCCGTTCTGAGGCTGAATCCAGCAACTCTACAGGTTTGATTTTCGCACTCTGTATCGTATTCGTTTACCTCATCTTGAGTGCCCAGTACGAGAGTTACATCTTGCCATTGTCTGTAGTATTGTCTATCCCATTCGGTTTGGCAGGTTCGTTCATCTTCACCAATATCTTTGGCCACTCTAACGATATCTACATGCAGATTTCGTTGATTATGTTGATCGGTCTGTTGGCAAAGAACGCCATCCTTATCGTACAGTTCGCCCTCGAGCGTCGTCGTACGGGTATGGCTATCAAGTACTCTGCTATCTTAGGTGCCGGTGCCCGTCTCCGTCCTATCCTGATGACCTCTCTGGCGATGGTTATCGGTCTGTTGCCTCTGATGTTCGCATCTGGTGTAGGTAAGAATGGTAACCAGACCCTGGGTGCTGCCGCAGTAGGTGGTATGTTGATTGGTACTATCTGTCAGATCTTCGTGGTTCCTGCTCTCTTCGCAGTCTTCCAGTGGTTGCAGGAGAAGTTGACCCCAATGAAGTTCGAGGACGAGATGAACGAGGAGGTAGCTGCCGAATTGGAGCAGTATGCCAACGCCGCTCACGAAATGAAGGGTATCGAGAAGAAGTAA
- a CDS encoding efflux transporter outer membrane subunit codes for MKKNLNIIILGLAALSLSSCKTLYGKYERPDVKTSGIVRDVASDTDTLAVKDTTTFANIPWRSVFTDPQLQSLIEKGLENNVNLLNAALNVKMAEEQLKCAKLAFVPSLAFTPQGTIASWDGNAATKTYTMPVTASWMVDLFGNLLSQKRSAQMALLQLQDYQVSVKTNLIANIANMYYTLLMLDKQVELVNNMEGLTKETWETMQKMHDLKMGYRTPAIQSAESNYYSVLTQKTDLLRQIRETENSLSLLIGDQAHSIARGKLDNQSLPSNFSTGVGIQLLNNRADVHAAEMNLAQCFYGVETARSKFYPSITISGTGAFTNSGGMGIVNPGKWLLSAVGSLTQPIFQNGRIIAGLKVAKMQYEQAYNTWQNTVLKAGSEVSNALVLYNYSDEKSKIEQKRIDVLEKNVESTKELMGIAGSSYLEIIQAQSSLLNVQLSKVADDFNKMQAVVNLYYALGGGAK; via the coding sequence ATGAAAAAGAATTTAAATATCATCATATTGGGTCTCGCAGCGCTCTCTCTGAGCAGCTGCAAGACTCTCTACGGAAAGTATGAGCGTCCGGATGTGAAGACCAGCGGCATCGTTCGCGATGTAGCTTCTGATACAGATACTTTGGCTGTAAAGGATACTACTACCTTCGCCAATATCCCTTGGCGCAGTGTCTTTACCGACCCTCAGCTTCAGTCGCTCATCGAGAAGGGATTGGAAAACAATGTCAACCTCCTCAATGCGGCTTTGAACGTGAAGATGGCTGAAGAGCAGTTGAAGTGTGCCAAGTTGGCTTTCGTGCCTTCTCTGGCTTTCACTCCTCAGGGAACCATCGCTTCATGGGACGGCAACGCTGCTACCAAGACTTACACGATGCCTGTTACAGCCAGCTGGATGGTAGACCTCTTCGGCAATCTGCTCTCTCAGAAGCGCAGTGCCCAGATGGCGCTGCTCCAGTTGCAGGACTATCAGGTATCTGTCAAGACCAACCTCATCGCCAACATCGCCAATATGTATTATACATTGCTGATGCTCGACAAGCAGGTGGAGCTGGTTAACAATATGGAAGGTCTGACCAAGGAAACTTGGGAGACGATGCAGAAGATGCATGATCTCAAGATGGGTTACCGTACACCAGCCATCCAGTCAGCTGAGTCAAACTACTATTCAGTATTGACCCAGAAGACCGATCTGTTGCGCCAGATTCGTGAGACAGAGAACTCTCTGAGTCTTCTCATCGGCGACCAGGCACATAGCATCGCCCGTGGCAAGTTGGATAACCAAAGTCTTCCATCTAATTTCTCAACAGGTGTAGGCATCCAGTTGCTCAACAACCGTGCCGATGTCCACGCTGCCGAGATGAATCTTGCCCAGTGCTTCTATGGCGTAGAGACCGCCCGCAGCAAGTTCTATCCATCTATCACCATCTCTGGTACAGGTGCCTTCACCAATTCAGGTGGTATGGGCATCGTGAACCCTGGCAAGTGGTTGCTCTCAGCTGTAGGTTCTCTTACTCAGCCAATCTTCCAGAACGGCCGAATCATCGCTGGTCTGAAGGTGGCTAAGATGCAGTATGAGCAGGCTTACAATACCTGGCAGAATACCGTGCTGAAGGCTGGTAGCGAGGTGAGCAATGCGCTTGTTCTCTACAACTACTCTGATGAGAAGAGCAAGATAGAGCAGAAGCGAATCGATGTACTCGAGAAGAATGTAGAATCTACCAAGGAATTGATGGGTATTGCAGGCAGCTCTTACCTTGAAATCATCCAGGCACAGTCTTCACTCCTCAATGTACAGCTTTCTAAGGTAGCTGATGACTTCAACAAGATGCAGGCAGTAGTAAATCTCTACTATGCATTGGGTGGAGGAGCTAAGTAG
- the lpxA gene encoding acyl-ACP--UDP-N-acetylglucosamine O-acyltransferase, with protein MASIISPKAEVSPKAKIGDNCKIYPFAYIEDDVVIGDNCTIYPFVSIMNGTRMGNNNKVFQAAVIAALPQDFHFTGEESEVVIGDNNTIRENVVINRGTHKGGKTILGNNNFLMEGAHISHDTVIGDGCVFGYGTKIAGDCVIGNGVIYSTSVVENAKTRVGDLAMIQAGTTFSKDIPPYIIAGGKPVKYAGPNTIIMEAAELTEKVRKHIANAYRLVFHGQTSLFDAINQIKDQVPDGPEIQNIIQFLESSEKGVITKM; from the coding sequence ATGGCTAGTATAATAAGTCCAAAGGCAGAGGTTTCTCCAAAGGCTAAGATTGGAGACAACTGCAAGATATATCCATTCGCCTATATTGAGGACGATGTGGTCATCGGCGACAACTGTACCATCTATCCATTCGTGAGCATCATGAACGGTACTCGCATGGGTAATAATAATAAGGTGTTTCAGGCAGCCGTTATCGCTGCGCTCCCACAGGACTTCCACTTTACAGGTGAGGAGAGTGAGGTAGTAATCGGCGATAACAATACCATCCGTGAGAACGTGGTTATCAACCGTGGTACCCATAAGGGCGGCAAGACCATTCTGGGCAACAACAACTTCCTGATGGAAGGTGCCCATATCTCTCACGATACCGTAATCGGAGATGGTTGCGTATTCGGTTATGGTACCAAGATTGCAGGCGACTGCGTGATTGGTAACGGTGTCATCTACTCAACATCTGTAGTAGAGAACGCCAAGACTAGAGTAGGCGACTTGGCGATGATTCAGGCAGGTACTACCTTCTCTAAGGATATTCCTCCTTATATCATTGCCGGTGGAAAGCCTGTGAAGTATGCAGGTCCTAACACCATCATCATGGAAGCAGCCGAGCTTACCGAGAAGGTTCGCAAGCACATTGCGAATGCCTACCGTTTGGTATTCCATGGTCAGACATCCCTCTTCGATGCCATCAACCAGATCAAGGATCAGGTGCCAGATGGACCGGAGATTCAGAACATCATCCAGTTCCTGGAGAGTTCAGAGAAGGGTGTCATCACTAAGATGTAA
- a CDS encoding ABC transporter permease yields the protein MRKKQYKPSNHRGLQVITLCISTAMVLILLGLVIFSVLMGRNLSSYVKENLVVQVMLEQDMTNPEGLQMCKRLNARPYVNTLTYITKEEALKEATRDLGTNPSEFAGVNPFQPSIEITTKADYANNDSLKWIAKELKAYPRVTEVTYQHDLIEQVNNSLAKISIGLLIVAALLTFISFSLINNTVRLGIYARRFSIHTMKLVGASWGFIRRPFLRKAMLVGVVSALLADGFLGGSLYAWSLHEPELMNVLGWQELAITGGSVFLFGLIITAFCACISVNKFLKMKAGDLYKI from the coding sequence ATGAGAAAGAAACAATATAAGCCTAGCAATCATCGTGGATTGCAGGTCATTACTTTGTGTATCAGTACCGCTATGGTGCTCATTTTGTTGGGATTGGTTATCTTCTCTGTCCTCATGGGACGCAATCTCTCTTCCTATGTGAAGGAGAATCTCGTGGTGCAGGTGATGCTCGAACAGGATATGACTAATCCGGAGGGATTGCAGATGTGCAAGCGTCTGAATGCAAGACCTTACGTCAATACGCTGACTTATATCACCAAGGAAGAGGCACTGAAAGAGGCTACCCGTGATTTGGGCACCAACCCGAGCGAGTTTGCCGGTGTCAACCCTTTCCAGCCTTCCATAGAGATTACGACGAAGGCTGATTACGCGAATAATGATTCTCTGAAGTGGATTGCCAAGGAACTGAAGGCATACCCACGTGTTACTGAGGTTACTTATCAGCACGACCTGATAGAGCAGGTGAACAATTCGTTGGCAAAGATCAGTATCGGATTGCTGATTGTTGCCGCCTTGCTTACCTTTATCTCGTTCTCGCTGATCAATAATACGGTTCGTCTGGGCATCTATGCCCGCCGCTTCTCCATCCATACGATGAAGCTGGTAGGTGCATCCTGGGGCTTTATCCGCCGTCCGTTCCTTCGCAAGGCAATGCTTGTGGGCGTTGTTTCAGCCCTGCTGGCAGACGGTTTCCTGGGCGGTAGTCTCTATGCATGGTCCCTCCACGAACCTGAACTGATGAACGTCCTGGGTTGGCAGGAACTTGCCATCACCGGTGGTTCGGTCTTCCTCTTCGGACTCATCATCACCGCCTTCTGCGCCTGCATCTCAGTCAATAAGTTCCTGAAGATGAAGGCAGGAGACCTTTATAAGATTTAG
- a CDS encoding DUF3098 domain-containing protein, translating to MDKKNLAFDKMNFILLGIGMAIVIIGFLLMSGAGSNEHTFDTDIFSTRRIVVAPTVTLIGFLSIIYAVIHKPKDNE from the coding sequence ATGGATAAGAAGAATTTAGCATTCGACAAGATGAACTTTATCTTGTTAGGCATCGGAATGGCGATTGTCATCATCGGTTTTCTGCTGATGAGTGGTGCCGGTTCTAACGAGCATACCTTCGATACTGATATTTTCAGCACTCGTCGTATCGTTGTAGCACCAACCGTAACATTGATAGGTTTCCTTTCAATCATCTATGCGGTGATACACAAGCCGAAAGACAATGAATAA
- a CDS encoding undecaprenyl-diphosphate phosphatase, with protein sequence MDFIQTIIISIVEGLTEFLPVSSTGHMIIAENLLGVDIQDKFVNAFTVIIQFGAILSVICLYWKRFFYPEAVKTGEKTYLKAMFDFYARLVVGTVPAVVLGLAFNDFIESNLGNVQLVGWMLVIGGIFMLFCDKIFNKGSEQTKLTYKRALIIGFIQCIAMIPGVSRSMSTIVGGMSQRLTRKAAAEFSFFLAVPTMFGATCLEVYKLISHGGGSLLTQGNNLFTLILGSVVAFIVAILAIKFFINYVTKYGFAAFGWYRIVVGLIIIICSLCGVDMQMVD encoded by the coding sequence ATGGATTTTATTCAGACTATCATTATCTCTATCGTAGAGGGACTGACCGAGTTCTTGCCTGTATCCAGTACGGGCCACATGATTATAGCAGAAAATTTGCTGGGTGTAGATATCCAGGATAAGTTTGTCAACGCCTTTACTGTCATCATCCAGTTTGGCGCCATCCTTTCTGTCATCTGTCTGTATTGGAAGAGATTCTTCTATCCAGAGGCTGTGAAGACCGGTGAGAAGACCTATTTGAAGGCGATGTTCGATTTCTATGCCCGTCTGGTTGTAGGTACCGTGCCTGCCGTGGTGTTGGGTCTTGCCTTCAATGATTTCATCGAGTCAAACCTTGGCAATGTACAGCTGGTGGGCTGGATGCTTGTCATCGGCGGTATTTTCATGCTCTTCTGCGATAAGATATTCAATAAAGGCAGCGAACAGACCAAGCTTACTTACAAGCGTGCCCTGATTATCGGTTTCATCCAGTGTATAGCGATGATTCCTGGTGTATCGCGCTCCATGTCAACCATCGTAGGTGGTATGTCCCAGCGTCTTACCCGCAAGGCAGCAGCCGAGTTCTCATTCTTCCTGGCAGTGCCAACCATGTTTGGCGCCACCTGTCTCGAGGTTTATAAGCTCATCAGCCATGGCGGCGGCTCATTGCTCACCCAGGGCAACAACCTGTTCACATTGATATTAGGCTCAGTGGTAGCATTCATCGTTGCCATTCTCGCCATCAAGTTTTTCATCAATTATGTCACCAAGTACGGTTTTGCAGCTTTCGGCTGGTACCGTATCGTAGTAGGACTTATCATTATCATCTGCAGCCTTTGCGGTGTAGATATGCAGATGGTTGACTAA
- the truB gene encoding tRNA pseudouridine(55) synthase TruB — MDFRKGEIIAIDKPYRMSSFGALAHVRYLLSKKLGFKVKIGHAGTLDPLATGVLVLCTGKCTKQIEQLQTHTKEYTATLQLGATTASYDMEHSVNHTYPTEHITRQLVEETLKQFVGEIQQVPPTYSAVKVNGDRAYALRRAGEEVQLKPKTVRVDEIELTDYNDEQKTASIRVVCGKGTYIRSLARDIGRALDSGAYLTALRRTKAGSFAVENCISFEHFQEWLDEQPLEDSLQSSK; from the coding sequence ATGGATTTCAGAAAAGGAGAAATTATTGCCATCGACAAGCCTTATCGCATGTCGAGTTTCGGAGCCCTGGCGCATGTGCGCTATCTGCTCAGCAAGAAGCTCGGTTTTAAGGTGAAGATAGGACATGCCGGTACGCTCGATCCCCTTGCTACTGGCGTGCTGGTGCTCTGCACCGGCAAATGTACCAAGCAGATAGAACAGCTGCAGACCCATACCAAGGAGTATACAGCTACCCTGCAGCTCGGTGCTACCACCGCCAGCTATGATATGGAACACAGCGTGAATCACACCTATCCTACGGAGCATATCACCCGCCAGCTGGTGGAGGAAACGCTCAAACAGTTTGTGGGCGAGATTCAGCAGGTTCCGCCTACCTACAGCGCCGTAAAGGTGAATGGCGACCGCGCTTATGCCTTGCGCCGCGCAGGCGAGGAGGTACAGCTCAAACCGAAGACCGTGCGCGTAGACGAGATAGAACTCACCGATTATAACGATGAGCAGAAGACCGCCAGCATCCGTGTGGTTTGTGGCAAAGGAACCTATATCCGGTCCCTCGCCCGTGATATCGGCAGAGCTCTGGATAGCGGTGCCTATCTTACCGCCCTCCGCCGTACCAAGGCAGGAAGTTTCGCAGTAGAAAACTGCATCAGTTTTGAACATTTCCAGGAATGGCTTGATGAGCAGCCTCTCGAAGACAGCCTTCAGTCATCCAAGTAA
- the queA gene encoding tRNA preQ1(34) S-adenosylmethionine ribosyltransferase-isomerase QueA, with protein sequence MKLSQFNFKLPKDQVALYPHKAKHVVKTASGERTFEITRRDESRLMVLHKKSETIEMYKKDENGKDMVDADGNPVFLQFKDIVNYFEEGDTFIFNNTKVFPARLYGTKEKTDAKIEVFLLRELNPEMRLWDVLVEPARKIRIGNKLFFDDVNEMVAEVIDNTTSRGRTLRFLYDEDGSHDVFKRSLFALGEAPLPRYVIDAREDHHATEDDMDDFQCVFAEVEGAVTAPATGLHFSRELMKRMEINGINEAYITLHCGLGNFHDIEVEDLTKHKMDSEQMMISQEACDLVNKTKLAGHRVCAIGTSVMKATETAVGTDGMMKAFDGWTNKFIFPPYDFGLADCAVANFYHPESTLMMSTAAFGGYDLVYEAYKMAVKNGYMFGCYGDSLLMLPD encoded by the coding sequence ATGAAGCTATCACAATTTAACTTTAAGTTGCCAAAAGATCAGGTGGCACTTTATCCACATAAGGCAAAGCACGTGGTAAAAACGGCTAGTGGTGAACGTACATTCGAGATTACTCGCCGCGACGAGTCCCGACTCATGGTTCTCCACAAGAAGAGTGAAACCATCGAGATGTACAAGAAAGATGAAAACGGCAAGGATATGGTTGATGCCGATGGCAATCCAGTATTCCTGCAGTTCAAGGATATCGTGAATTACTTCGAAGAGGGCGATACCTTCATCTTCAATAATACCAAGGTTTTCCCAGCCCGTCTTTACGGTACCAAGGAGAAGACCGATGCCAAGATAGAGGTGTTCCTGCTCCGCGAGCTCAATCCTGAGATGCGTCTTTGGGACGTATTGGTAGAGCCTGCCCGCAAGATCCGTATCGGCAATAAGCTTTTCTTCGATGATGTCAACGAGATGGTTGCCGAGGTTATCGACAATACCACCAGCCGTGGCCGTACCCTCCGTTTCCTCTATGATGAGGATGGCAGTCATGATGTCTTCAAGCGTTCGCTCTTCGCTCTGGGCGAGGCTCCGCTCCCACGCTACGTTATCGATGCCCGTGAGGATCATCATGCTACAGAGGATGATATGGACGATTTCCAGTGTGTTTTCGCTGAGGTAGAGGGTGCTGTTACTGCTCCTGCTACAGGTCTTCACTTCTCACGCGAGCTGATGAAGCGTATGGAAATCAACGGTATCAACGAGGCTTATATCACCCTGCATTGCGGTTTGGGCAACTTCCACGATATTGAGGTGGAGGACCTTACCAAGCACAAGATGGATTCTGAGCAGATGATGATTAGCCAGGAGGCATGCGATCTGGTTAACAAGACCAAGCTTGCCGGCCATCGCGTCTGCGCTATCGGTACCAGTGTGATGAAGGCAACAGAAACGGCTGTAGGTACCGATGGTATGATGAAGGCTTTCGATGGATGGACCAACAAGTTCATCTTCCCTCCATACGATTTCGGTCTTGCTGACTGTGCCGTAGCCAATTTCTATCATCCGGAGTCAACCCTGATGATGAGTACTGCAGCCTTTGGCGGTTACGACCTGGTTTACGAGGCATACAAGATGGCTGTGAAGAATGGCTATATGTTTGGCTGCTATGGTGATTCTTTGTTGATGCTTCCAGATTAA
- the folK gene encoding 2-amino-4-hydroxy-6-hydroxymethyldihydropteridine diphosphokinase, translating into MYQVYLSLGTNLGNRKRNIREVIEKIGEQIGVVERQSALYETKPWGYSSPNDYINACVLVLTTMAPRQVLEATQRIEREMGRTMKSVDGEYQDRIIDIDILMIDDLVIDEPDFKVPHPLMEEREFVMKPLKEILK; encoded by the coding sequence ATGTATCAGGTATATTTAAGTCTCGGTACGAATTTGGGCAACCGAAAGCGCAACATTCGCGAGGTAATAGAAAAGATAGGAGAGCAGATTGGTGTGGTAGAGCGCCAGTCTGCTCTTTACGAAACCAAGCCTTGGGGTTATTCATCGCCCAACGACTACATCAATGCCTGTGTGCTGGTTCTCACCACGATGGCTCCGCGCCAGGTGCTGGAGGCTACGCAGCGCATAGAGCGCGAAATGGGGCGCACTATGAAGTCGGTGGATGGCGAATACCAGGACCGCATCATCGACATTGATATCCTGATGATAGATGACTTGGTGATAGATGAGCCCGATTTCAAGGTTCCCCATCCGTTGATGGAGGAGCGTGAATTCGTGATGAAACCGCTGAAGGAGATACTTAAGTAA